The Liquorilactobacillus nagelii DSM 13675 DNA window ACCGAGTTTAAAGGATTGCCCACGGTTGATTTGGGAGATGAGTTAACGGGAACAATTGATGCTGGGGCCGGACAACAATATTTAAGTTGGTACGAAGGAAATTGGTTTTTGACAGTTCATGCAACAACAGTTAATCAAGGGGACCCCCAGTCTTTAGCTAAAGAAGTAGTTTCTTTTTTAGCTAAAAACAGCTTACCAGCACCTGAAAATTATGGTCGAGTAAGTTTTCAAACCGCGATTGTTGAACGTCAACGTGAGCAGTTGATTATTTGGCAAAAGGGTAATGCTGTTTATCAATTGCAAACACATACGCCGCAAACTGCGTTGAAAATGGCAGTTAGCATAAAATAAAGTTTTCATTAAATTTACATTAGCCATTTACATTGTGCACAATTGATTCTATAATAGGAGTTGGAATTAGAAAAATTCTAAATTACTATTAAAGGAAGGGTGCTCTTATGAACTTTATCAATCAAAAGTTAACCGACTTTAAGGTTAATGCTTATCAACAAGGTGAAACACATCCTGTAACTTTACAAGATGTTTTAGGTAAATGGTCGGTTTTCTTCTTTTACCCAGCAGACTTTTCATTTGTTTGTCCAACTGAATTAGGTGATCTGCAAGATCATTATGCTGAATTTAAACAAGCAAATGCGGAAGTTTATTCAGTTTCGGAAGACACTGAATTTGTTCACAAAGCGTGGGCTGAAGCAACTGATACGATTGGCAAGGTTCAGTACCCAATGTTAGCTGATCCAGCAGGAAAGTTGGCCCGGTTCTTTGGCGTTTTGGATGAAGAAGCTGGTCAAGCGTTTCGTGGTGTGTTTATCGTTGATCCAGAGGGACAAATTAAATCTTATACGATCAATGATATGGGGATTGGTCGAGATGCCGGTGAAATTTTACGAACTTTACAAGCAGCTCAATTTGTCGAAAAGCATGGCGATAAAGTTTGTCCTGCTCATTGGCATCCAGGTGACGACACAATTACTCCAAGCTTAGATTTGGTTGGCAAAATTTAAGAGGACCCGATGATGGCAGATAAAAAAATTTACGATACTGTGATTATTGGTGCTGGGCCAGCTGGATTAAGCGCAGCAATTTATGCGGGTCGAGCAACGATGGACACCT harbors:
- the ahpC gene encoding alkyl hydroperoxide reductase subunit C, with translation MNFINQKLTDFKVNAYQQGETHPVTLQDVLGKWSVFFFYPADFSFVCPTELGDLQDHYAEFKQANAEVYSVSEDTEFVHKAWAEATDTIGKVQYPMLADPAGKLARFFGVLDEEAGQAFRGVFIVDPEGQIKSYTINDMGIGRDAGEILRTLQAAQFVEKHGDKVCPAHWHPGDDTITPSLDLVGKI